GCATGAATTGCAATATCCATTAAAAGGAGGTTGCTGCCATGTTTGTGTAGTTAGGGAAATATCCTGCTGTACATCAAAATCGGATTTCTGATAACAGCAAGGAGCAATTTCTACAGGATGGCAAACAGTTGTAGAGCATCCTTTGGCATCCGTTACAGTCAAACTCACCATATAAACTCCGGGTCCGCTGCTAACAGAAGAATAAACATGAGATGGATTAGCCATTGTGGAAGTGTTATTCGAACCAGAAGCAGGGTCACCGAAATTCCAATTATAGATAAATGGCAAGATGCCACCAAACACAGAACTTGTAAACTGAACTTTACCACCACTAAGGTCTAAACAATGGACGCCATTATCGGTATTGAAAATTATCGCGAAGGGCAAAACTTGTACGGTAATAGTTGCCGAAGAAGTGCATCCGCCAGGACCTGTGAAGGTAACCGTATAGTCAGTTTTACTTTGCGGACTAACCGTTGGATTGAAACTGGTAGATGTAAAACCCGCAGGAGAAGAAGTCCAACTTGCAGTAACGCCTAATGCTTGTAATTGCTGCCAACATGGGGATGAAATTAGTAGTATTGAAGTTCCTTGACAAATTATAGGGTTAGTTGGCTGCGGGCTGGGATCAAAGGGAAAAAGTTCAATATCGTCAATATCCCATGTATGAATCAATTTTACTATTTGTGAAGGAAATAAAAATAAACTGCCATAAGAATTATTATCGGTCTTGAAACAAATAACTTTTTTTGTCCAAGCCGTATAATTAACGTTATCATTTCCTTTTATCGGACCTACAATTTCAAAATTAGGAGAAGGAAGGGGTTGTGGTACACATTGCAGATGAGTTGGGTCTCCCTGACCCTTCGTCATAATTGGACCTAAACCAATAAATGCACTTACTGGCGCTGGATAACCATTTTGGTCATATCCAACATGGTCATAATAAGATAAAATATAACTTGCATTGTTGCCAACAGGATTTGGTAGAACTGAAAATATAGCATCGCTTACGGCTGCTTTAGGGTTACTGCCACAAGTTCCATATCCGGCACGCAAAATAGCATAATCAGGAGAAGCGGGAGGAGGTAGAGGTACGATAGTACCTATTCCAGCCGCACCCCATGCATCGTTCCAGCAACAAACATCACAGGAATAAAAAGGACTTTGACCAGATGGCGGAGTATGATTATTTGTAAAATCTCCGTTAGGAATTATCTGACATGATGAAGCTTTACAATTAACCGAAACACAATTGTTACTGCTGCATGGACCCGCAGTGCTCACATGGAATTTATTACTTATATTACTTATACAATAAGAGAATGAAGAATTCGAAAGAGTAGTTTTTAAATTTAGCAAATAAAGTTTCCCAGGTGTAAAAGGAATCGAATCGAAGGCAGATTCAAATAAGCTGGTATTGCCATGATTTGCGATACAAGTAAAAAAAACATTTTGATTGCAATCGCCATAATAAATAAATAATGTATCATTTCCAATCTGTGCATTATTATCTCTAACAGAAATTCCTACCTGCTCGGAATCAGGAATAAATTTTAACCACAATTGATTATCGGATGTTATCTGATTATTCGCGCATGTATCCTTATTTCCCAAATCAATGGCAGATGCACAGGAGGATCCGGGAGAAGCTGATGATTGCGGAGTGCTGTATTTCACGGTAGTCATATTATCGTTTGTACCCGTATAGCTGCTACCGGTTACATATACAACATCTTTTTGCGGTACTGCCAAAGCATAAGCTAAAGATTGGCAGAAAGTGGAATTATTACATCCTAAATCCTCTGCCCCATAGGTCTGTTTCCATAAAGCATTCCCGTTAGGTGAATATTTAACAACTAAAAAACTGGCGCTATTATAAAATTGGCTTGTTTGCTGGTTGGATAATTGGTACGACCTGTATCCTGCAATATAAATATTGCCTGAAGCGTCTGTTTTAATTCCATTAACAACATTTATATTTTGATAGACAATTATGTTTGGGTTGGAAGAAGAATCTAAAGATTCCGATACCGCCCAAACTTCTGCACCCAAAGGACTGTATTTAATAGTAATGATATCTTCGAAATTACCATTTGAAATAGAAATTCTGCTTCCGCTGACAATACTAT
The nucleotide sequence above comes from Bacteroidota bacterium. Encoded proteins:
- a CDS encoding PKD domain-containing protein; the encoded protein is MKKIFTLAIALSTFFSLTIFSQQSPVSLEWVQHQNISDTLESIGFDIDADGCAIACGVTYNFNNGTAELTTVKYSSHGTLLWVSSILSSTGGISTNPKLKIGSGGNIYIGYDDLDSISFKQKIHVVKYDSLGHQQWITNYVNPNNKDEYFSDIALDAAENVYEAGNSGGNILVIKYDNNGILQWANNNIPGGSNALAVDNSGNVYTTGGVGTQQNGLNYLTVKYDQNGNDVWTSMFDGTAHFDDVAFGITLDNSSNVIVTGFSITNAQGNADIATVKYDNNGNQLWANSKGSSLNQQLPHITSDNNGNSIVSGSRISISNGNFEDIITIKYSPLGAEVWAVSESLDSSSNPNIIVYQNINVVNGIKTDASGNIYIAGYRSYQLSNQQTSQFYNSASFLVVKYSPNGNALWKQTYGAEDLGCNNSTFCQSLAYALAVPQKDVVYVTGSSYTGTNDNMTTVKYSTPQSSASPGSSCASAIDLGNKDTCANNQITSDNQLWLKFIPDSEQVGISVRDNNAQIGNDTLFIYYGDCNQNVFFTCIANHGNTSLFESAFDSIPFTPGKLYLLNLKTTLSNSSFSYCISNISNKFHVSTAGPCSSNNCVSVNCKASSCQIIPNGDFTNNHTPPSGQSPFYSCDVCCWNDAWGAAGIGTIVPLPPPASPDYAILRAGYGTCGSNPKAAVSDAIFSVLPNPVGNNASYILSYYDHVGYDQNGYPAPVSAFIGLGPIMTKGQGDPTHLQCVPQPLPSPNFEIVGPIKGNDNVNYTAWTKKVICFKTDNNSYGSLFLFPSQIVKLIHTWDIDDIELFPFDPSPQPTNPIICQGTSILLISSPCWQQLQALGVTASWTSSPAGFTSTSFNPTVSPQSKTDYTVTFTGPGGCTSSATITVQVLPFAIIFNTDNGVHCLDLSGGKVQFTSSVFGGILPFIYNWNFGDPASGSNNTSTMANPSHVYSSVSSGPGVYMVSLTVTDAKGCSTTVCHPVEIAPCCYQKSDFDVQQDISLTTQTWQQPPFNGYCNSC